From Amycolatopsis sp. YIM 10, the proteins below share one genomic window:
- a CDS encoding DUF3817 domain-containing protein, whose amino-acid sequence MVSTEKRAADLRGPLTRFRVAAYVTGVGLLGLVVVMIWRYVFDNPGPSAVYSPIHGVVFMVYAALTIDLAIKARWSWKAVAGVLLAGCVPFVSFVVERKVTAKTQAGERL is encoded by the coding sequence ATGGTGAGCACCGAGAAGCGCGCCGCCGACCTGCGCGGGCCGCTGACCCGGTTCCGCGTGGCGGCCTACGTCACCGGCGTCGGCCTGCTCGGCCTGGTCGTGGTGATGATCTGGCGCTACGTGTTCGACAACCCCGGCCCGTCGGCGGTGTACTCGCCGATCCACGGTGTGGTCTTCATGGTCTACGCCGCGCTCACCATCGACCTGGCGATCAAGGCCCGCTGGTCGTGGAAGGCGGTGGCCGGTGTGCTGCTGGCCGGCTGCGTTCCGTTTGTGTCCTTTGTGGTCGAACGCAAGGTCACCGCGAAGACGCAGGCGGGCGAGCGGCTGTAA
- a CDS encoding MFS transporter: MSTPTLPAPPATRPGLALATVLTAQLMLILDVTVMNVALPGIQAELGFSPTGLSWVITAYSLVFGGLLLLGGRAGDLFGRRRLFVSGVAVFTAASLLGGLADSAFWLVAARVLQGVGAAAAGPSTLALITTTFTEPAARTRALALFTSVASGGFALGLLVGGLLTDWFSWRAALFINVPFGIAVCLLATRYVAEPPRTRARLDLPGALLATLGIATLVYGFNHAATDSWTHGVTVLCLAGGLVLLAIFVLVELRTRQPLMPLGLFADRDRAAAYLNFFFGPMAMMSMFYFLTQFMQELSGFGPLATGFAFLPMAGAVFGLSRFVPRLLPRFGPKALAVTGCLLMIAGLGWLTGLTPDTAYFPGLFGPMLLMGLGAGTAFTPLNVIIMASARQEDAGAAGGVLQTMQQLGSAVGLAVLVTVFGVASRNSDGAIGLTEGMTAAFTAAAVIATGTLLVALTFRRKGVTAARPPASSR; encoded by the coding sequence GTGTCCACACCCACACTTCCGGCACCTCCGGCCACCCGGCCGGGCCTGGCGCTGGCCACCGTGCTCACCGCGCAGCTCATGCTCATCCTCGACGTCACCGTGATGAACGTGGCGCTGCCCGGCATCCAGGCCGAACTCGGCTTCAGCCCGACCGGCCTGTCCTGGGTGATCACCGCGTACAGCCTGGTCTTCGGCGGTCTGCTGCTGCTCGGCGGCCGCGCGGGTGACCTGTTCGGCAGGCGGCGGCTGTTCGTCTCCGGCGTCGCCGTGTTCACCGCCGCCTCCCTGCTCGGCGGCCTCGCCGACTCGGCGTTCTGGCTGGTCGCCGCGCGTGTGCTGCAGGGCGTCGGCGCCGCGGCCGCCGGGCCGAGCACGCTCGCGCTGATCACCACCACCTTCACCGAACCCGCCGCCCGCACCAGGGCGCTGGCCCTGTTCACCAGCGTCGCCAGCGGCGGGTTCGCGCTCGGGCTGCTGGTCGGCGGCCTGCTCACCGACTGGTTCTCGTGGCGCGCGGCGCTGTTCATCAACGTGCCGTTCGGCATCGCGGTCTGCCTGCTCGCCACGCGGTACGTGGCCGAACCACCCCGCACCCGCGCCCGGCTCGACCTGCCCGGCGCACTGCTGGCCACGCTCGGCATCGCGACGCTGGTCTACGGCTTCAACCACGCCGCCACCGACAGCTGGACCCACGGCGTGACCGTGCTGTGCCTGGCCGGCGGGCTCGTGCTGCTGGCGATTTTTGTGCTGGTCGAACTGCGCACGCGGCAACCGCTGATGCCGCTGGGCCTGTTCGCCGACCGGGATCGCGCGGCGGCCTACCTCAACTTCTTCTTCGGCCCGATGGCGATGATGTCGATGTTCTACTTCCTCACCCAGTTCATGCAGGAGCTGAGCGGGTTCGGGCCGCTGGCCACCGGGTTCGCCTTCCTGCCGATGGCCGGGGCGGTGTTCGGGCTGAGCCGGTTCGTGCCGCGGCTGCTGCCCCGGTTCGGGCCGAAGGCGCTCGCGGTCACCGGCTGCCTGCTGATGATCGCCGGGCTCGGCTGGCTGACCGGGTTGACCCCGGACACCGCCTACTTCCCCGGCCTGTTCGGCCCGATGCTGCTGATGGGGCTGGGCGCGGGCACCGCGTTCACCCCGCTCAACGTGATCATCATGGCGAGCGCGCGCCAGGAGGACGCCGGGGCGGCGGGCGGGGTGCTGCAGACCATGCAGCAGCTCGGGTCGGCCGTGGGACTGGCCGTGCTGGTGACCGTGTTCGGGGTGGCTTCGCGGAACTCGGACGGTGCGATCGGCTTGACCGAGGGCATGACCGCGGCGTTCACCGCGGCCGCCGTGATCGCCACCGGCACCCTGCTGGTGGCGCTGACCTTCCGGCGGAAGGGAGTTACAGCCGCTCGCCCGCCTGCGTCTTCGCGGTGA